A genomic region of Salvelinus alpinus chromosome 12, SLU_Salpinus.1, whole genome shotgun sequence contains the following coding sequences:
- the LOC139536543 gene encoding catechol O-methyltransferase B-like isoform X1 codes for MMLLSLLSGLIMGAAVLFVLYRWVIPTAVQYHGGLALLWHDVIVERALDTLTRTSRPQRILKAVQRKATVGDPQSVITAIDHFCRHREWAMNVGDEKGSILDSVVIEVSPVTVLELGTYCGYSTVRIARLLPPGACVITLEFNPDYAAIARQVIKWSGLEDKVQLVEGASGDWIPWMKEHFGVQAFDLVFLDHWKERYLPDTKLLEECGLIQKGTVLLADNVICPGTPDYLEYVRNSPHYNSQYYRSHLEYTKAEDGLEKSVFLGY; via the exons AT GATGTTGCTGAGCCTTCTTTCTGGTTTGATCATGGGAGCGGCTGTCCTCTTTGTTCTTTACCGCTGGGTGATCCCCACGGCTGTGCAGTATCATGGAGGACTGGCACTACTGTGGCATGATGTCATCGTGGAGCGTGCACTGGACACCTTGACCCGGACTTCACGTCCTCAA CGTATTCTGAAGGCAGTGCAGAGGAAAGCCACTGTAGGAGACCCCCAGAGTGTGATCACAGCCATCGACCACTTCTGCAGACATAGAGAATGGGCCATGAATGTGGGGGATGAGAAAG GCTCCATTCTGGACTCGGTGGTCATTGAAGTGAGTCCAGTCACTGTCTTGGAGTTAGGCACTTACTGTGGCTACTCAACAGTACGCATAGCCCGCCTATTACCCCCTGGAGCCTGTGTCATTACCTTGGAGTTCAACCCAGATTATGCTGCCATTGCTCGTCAAGTCATCAAATGGTCAGGACTGGAAGATAAG GTGCAGCTAGTGGAGGGAGCCTCAGGAGACTGGATCCCTTGGATGAAGGAGCATTTCGGGGTCCAGGCGTTTGACTTAGTTTTCCTGGACCACTGGAAAGAGCGCTACCTTCCTGACACAAAACTGCTGGAG gagtgtgGTCTCATACAGAAAGGCACAGTGCTGCTGGCAGACAATGTAATCTGTCCAGGAACCCCTGACTATCTGGAGTACGTCCGCAACAGCCCTCACTACAACAGCCAGTACTACAGATCCCACCTGGAGTACACCAAAGCAGAGGACGGCTTGGAGAAGTCTGTGTTCTTAGGGTACTAG
- the LOC139536543 gene encoding catechol O-methyltransferase B-like isoform X3, which translates to MQTTQLSQHRILKAVQRKATVGDPQSVITAIDHFCRHREWAMNVGDEKGSILDSVVIEVSPVTVLELGTYCGYSTVRIARLLPPGACVITLEFNPDYAAIARQVIKWSGLEDKVQLVEGASGDWIPWMKEHFGVQAFDLVFLDHWKERYLPDTKLLEECGLIQKGTVLLADNVICPGTPDYLEYVRNSPHYNSQYYRSHLEYTKAEDGLEKSVFLGY; encoded by the exons A tgcaaacaacgcaattatcacaacat CGTATTCTGAAGGCAGTGCAGAGGAAAGCCACTGTAGGAGACCCCCAGAGTGTGATCACAGCCATCGACCACTTCTGCAGACATAGAGAATGGGCCATGAATGTGGGGGATGAGAAAG GCTCCATTCTGGACTCGGTGGTCATTGAAGTGAGTCCAGTCACTGTCTTGGAGTTAGGCACTTACTGTGGCTACTCAACAGTACGCATAGCCCGCCTATTACCCCCTGGAGCCTGTGTCATTACCTTGGAGTTCAACCCAGATTATGCTGCCATTGCTCGTCAAGTCATCAAATGGTCAGGACTGGAAGATAAG GTGCAGCTAGTGGAGGGAGCCTCAGGAGACTGGATCCCTTGGATGAAGGAGCATTTCGGGGTCCAGGCGTTTGACTTAGTTTTCCTGGACCACTGGAAAGAGCGCTACCTTCCTGACACAAAACTGCTGGAG gagtgtgGTCTCATACAGAAAGGCACAGTGCTGCTGGCAGACAATGTAATCTGTCCAGGAACCCCTGACTATCTGGAGTACGTCCGCAACAGCCCTCACTACAACAGCCAGTACTACAGATCCCACCTGGAGTACACCAAAGCAGAGGACGGCTTGGAGAAGTCTGTGTTCTTAGGGTACTAG
- the LOC139536539 gene encoding metabotropic glutamate receptor 6-like, protein MISQCHTSQFCCRFGPLFGCHVTTLLRLLWMLFLGLSPESWAQQGTQPHSIKIKGDITLGGLFPVHSRGPAGVPCGEIKREKGIHRMEAMLYALDQINSDPDLLPNITLGAMVLDTCSRDTYALEQSLTFVQALIQKDNSDVRCSNNEPPIIRKPERVVGVIGASGSSVSIMVANVLRLFAIPQISYASTAPELSDKSRYEFFSRVVPPDSYQAQAMVDIVKAMGWNYVSTLASEGNYGESGVDAFLQISREAGGLCIGQSIKIPREPKPGGFDKIIKRLMETSNARGVIIFANEDDIRRVLEAAKRANLTGHFLFVGSDSWGAKSSPILDQEDVAEGAVTILPKRASIDGFDNYFTSRSLKNNRRNIWFAEYWEDDFKCKLTRPGIKYDLGRRKCTGEERIAQESQYEQEGKVQFVIDAVYAMAHALHSMHLDLCPGSMGICEKMDPVEGSQLLHYIRSVNFNGSAGTGVMFNENGDAPGRYDIFQFQLSNTTNPGYRCIGQWTNNLRLNAEEMQWSGGDRAVPDSVCSFPCELGERKKMVKGVPCCWHCELCDGYQYQLDELNCDMCPFDMRPMPNRTGCRSTPIIKLEWSSPWAIIPVFLAVLGILATSGCIITFIRFNDTPIVRASGRELSYVLLTGIFLIYLITFLMIAEPSAPVCAFRRLLLGLGMCITYSAMLTKTNRIYRIFEQGKKAVTPPPFISPASQLIITFILIGVQLLGIFIWFGVVPPHTIIDYEEQRPPNPEFARGVLKCDMSDLALVLCLSYSIVLMVTCTVYAIKSRGVPETFNEAKPIGFTMYTTCIIWLAFVPIFFGTAQSTEKMFIQTTTLTVSMSLSATVSLGMLYIPKVYVIIFQPEQNVQKRKRSSKAVASTVTSQLSQKDDKQNGESKSSAIVPDRSQ, encoded by the exons ATGATATCACAGTGCCACACATCACAGTTCTGTTGTCGGTTTGGTCCACTGTTTGGATGCCATGTAACAACATTGCTCAGGTTACTGTGGATGCTGTTTCTGGGTCTAAGTCCAGAGTCATGGGCTCAGCAGGGCACACAACCACACTCCATCAAGATCAAGGGGGACATCACCCTGGGTGGCCTGTTTCCAGTGCACTCCCGTGGGCCTGCCGGTGTGCCCTGTGGGGAGAtcaagagggagaaggggatccACCGAATGGAGGCCATGCTGTATGCGCTGGATCAGATCAACAGTGACCCTGACCTCCTGCCTAACATCACCCTGGGGGCCATGGTCCTGGACACCTGCTCCAGAGACACCTACGCTCTGGAGCAGTCACTCACCTTCGTCCAGGCCCTCATCCAGAAGGATAACTCAGACGTGCGCTGCTCCAACAATGAGCCACCCATTATTCGCAAACCAGAGAGGGTGGTGGGAGTAATCGGAGCATCAGGCAGCTCTGTGTCCATCATGGTGGCCAACGTGCTGAGACTCTTTGCG ATCCCCCAGATTAGTTATGCGTCCACGGCTCCAGAGCTGAGTGACAAAAGTCGTTATGAGTTCTTCTCCCGCGTGGTCCCTCCTGACTCCTACCAGGCCCAGGCCATGGTGGACATCGTCAAGGCTATGGGGTGGAACTATGTATCTACACTGGCCTCAGAAGGAAACTACGGTGAGAGCGGCGTCGATGCCTTCCTCCAGATTTCTCGAGAGGCAG GAGGTCTATGCATCGGCCAATCCATCAAAATCCCCCGAGAGCCGAAACCAGGTGGGTTTGATAAGATCATCAAGAGACTAATGGAGACCTCTAATGCTCGTGGGGTCATCATCTTTGCCAATGAGGATGACATCAG ACGTGTCTTGGAGGCAGCAAAGAGGGCCAACCTGACGGGTCACTTCCTGTTTGTGGGCTCTGACAGCTGGGGGGCCAAGAGCTCCCCCATCCTGGACCAGGAGGATGTGGCTGAGGGGGCTGTCACCATCCTCCCCAAGAGGGCCTCCATCGATG GGTTCGACAACTACTTCACCTCGAGATCTCTGAAAAACAACAGAAGGAACATCTGGTTTGCAGAATACTGGGAGGACGACTTCAAATGTAAACTCACTCGACCAGGTATCAAGTACGACCTTGGTAGAAGAAAATGTACAG GGGAAGAGAGAATCGCACAGGAATCTCAGTACGAGCAGGAAGGGAAAGTACAGTTTGTGATAGACGCGGTGTATGCCATGGCCCATGCCTTACACAGCATGCACCTGGACCTCTGTCCGGGCTCCATGGGCATCTGTGAGAAGATGGACCCAGTGGAAGGGAGTCAGCTGCTCCATTACATTCGCTCAGTCAACTTTAATG GCAGTGCAGGGACTGGGGTCATGTTCAATGAGAATGGAGATGCTCCTGGTCGCTATGACATCTTCCAGTTCCAACTTTCCAACACCACCAACCCTGGCTACCGGTGTATTGGCCAGTGGACAAACAATCTGCGACTCAAT GCTGAGGAGATGCAGTGGTCGGGTGGGGACCGTGCAgtccctgactctgtgtgcagtTTCCCCTGtgagctaggagagaggaagaagatggTGAAGGGTGTACCCTGTTGCTGGCACTGCGAACTGTGTGACGGATATCAATACCAGCTGGATGAGCTAAACTGTGACATGTGTCCCTTCGATATGCGTCCCATGCCAAACCGAACGGGCTGCCGGTCCACACCCATCATCAAACTGGAGTGGAGCTCCCCCTGGGCCATCATCCCTGTGTTCCTGGCTGTCCTGGGCATCCTGGCCACCTCCGGATGCATCATCACCTTCATCCGCTTTAATGACACCCCCATCGTCCGAGCCTCCGGTCGGGAGCTCAGCTACGTTCTCCTGACAGGCATCTTTCTCATCTATCTgatcaccttcctcatgatcgcAGAGCCCAGCGCCCCAGTGTGTGCATTCCGCAGGCTGCTGCTGGGCCTGGGCATGTGTATTACCTACTCAGCTATGCTCACCAAGACCAACCGCATATACCGTATCTTTGAGCAGGGCAAGAAAGCAGTCACCCCACCTCCGTTCATCAGCCCTGCTTCTCAGCTGATCATCACCTTTATACTCATTGGAGTGCAG TTACTTGGCATTTTCATCTGGTTCGGAGTGGTGCCCCCACACACCATCATAGACTATGAGGAGCAGCGGCCGCCCAACCCAGAGTTTGCACGTGGGGTCCTGAAATGTGACATGTCCGACCTGGCCCTGGTCCTCTGCTTGAGCTACAGTATCGTGCTGATGGTGACCTGCACTGTGTATGCCATCAAGAGCAGAGGGGTGCCAGAGACCTTCAACGAGGCCAAGCCCATTGGcttcaccatgtacaccacctgTATCATCTGGCTGGCCTTTGTGCCCATCTTCTTTGGTACAGCACAGTCTACTGAGAAG ATGTTCATCCAGACCACCACCCTGACGGTGTCCATGAGCCTGAGTGCCACTGTGTCCCTGGGCATGTTGTACATCCCTAAGGTCTACGTCATCATCTTCCAACCGGAGCAGAACGTACAGAAACGCAAGCGCAGCTCCAAGGCTGTGGCTTCCACAGTGACCTCACAACTCTCCCAGAAAGACGACAAGCAGAACGGAGAGTCCAAAAGTAGTGCCATAGTGCCTGACCGATCACAGTGA
- the LOC139536543 gene encoding catechol O-methyltransferase B-like isoform X2: MLLSLLSGLIMGAAVLFVLYRWVIPTAVQYHGGLALLWHDVIVERALDTLTRTSRPQRILKAVQRKATVGDPQSVITAIDHFCRHREWAMNVGDEKGSILDSVVIEVSPVTVLELGTYCGYSTVRIARLLPPGACVITLEFNPDYAAIARQVIKWSGLEDKVQLVEGASGDWIPWMKEHFGVQAFDLVFLDHWKERYLPDTKLLEECGLIQKGTVLLADNVICPGTPDYLEYVRNSPHYNSQYYRSHLEYTKAEDGLEKSVFLGY; encoded by the exons ATGTTGCTGAGCCTTCTTTCTGGTTTGATCATGGGAGCGGCTGTCCTCTTTGTTCTTTACCGCTGGGTGATCCCCACGGCTGTGCAGTATCATGGAGGACTGGCACTACTGTGGCATGATGTCATCGTGGAGCGTGCACTGGACACCTTGACCCGGACTTCACGTCCTCAA CGTATTCTGAAGGCAGTGCAGAGGAAAGCCACTGTAGGAGACCCCCAGAGTGTGATCACAGCCATCGACCACTTCTGCAGACATAGAGAATGGGCCATGAATGTGGGGGATGAGAAAG GCTCCATTCTGGACTCGGTGGTCATTGAAGTGAGTCCAGTCACTGTCTTGGAGTTAGGCACTTACTGTGGCTACTCAACAGTACGCATAGCCCGCCTATTACCCCCTGGAGCCTGTGTCATTACCTTGGAGTTCAACCCAGATTATGCTGCCATTGCTCGTCAAGTCATCAAATGGTCAGGACTGGAAGATAAG GTGCAGCTAGTGGAGGGAGCCTCAGGAGACTGGATCCCTTGGATGAAGGAGCATTTCGGGGTCCAGGCGTTTGACTTAGTTTTCCTGGACCACTGGAAAGAGCGCTACCTTCCTGACACAAAACTGCTGGAG gagtgtgGTCTCATACAGAAAGGCACAGTGCTGCTGGCAGACAATGTAATCTGTCCAGGAACCCCTGACTATCTGGAGTACGTCCGCAACAGCCCTCACTACAACAGCCAGTACTACAGATCCCACCTGGAGTACACCAAAGCAGAGGACGGCTTGGAGAAGTCTGTGTTCTTAGGGTACTAG